The Arcobacter lacus region TAGTTTTCTTGCTACTGTTCTTAAAGCCCCTTCGCTCATAAAATCATCATTCCAAACAATAGATTGTATAGTATCATAATCGACTAATCTATCGCTATTTTCGCAAAGAAGGGATAATAAATCAACTTCTTTTATTGATAATTTTTCTATATTTTCATTTTTATATAAAATTTTATTTGAAATATCAAAATAACAATCTTTTGAAAAATATTTTATATTTTTGCTATTTTTTATTTTATTTACACAATCACTTAATATGGGAAATATTGTTTCATGACGAATAGGTTTTACCAAATATTTTTCAAGTTTTAATTCAATTGCTTCTAATAAATAATCTGTTTTAGTATGAGCACTTAAAACTATAATTTTAGTATAAATATCATTTTCTCTAATTTTTCTTATCATCTCTAAGCCATTTATTTTAGGCATATTTATATCTGTTATTATAATATGTGGTTTTTTACTATTAATTATTTCAAAGGCTTCAAAAGCATCTTTTGCTTCGTACACTTCTTCAAATAATCTTTTTAAATAAGAAATAGCATTTACTCTTATATTTTCTTCATCTTCTACGAATAATACTTTTATATTTTTAAACTCATTTCTACTCATGGCGCAATTATACAAAAAAGAATCATAAATTATGATAATTAATATTATTTCATTAAATTATTGTATAATCTGCCTATGAAATCACTTATATTTTTTATTCTATTTTTTTCAAATCTTTATGCACACAATTTTGGCTATTTTATAAAAGATTATATTTCTGAAGATGATATAAATTTTAAAGAACTAAAATATGAAGATTATCAAAATGTGATTTTAGATGAATTCACAATTAAGTTTGAATTAGATTTTGAAAAACTCGAAAATAAAACTTACTATTTAACAATTGTTTCAGATAAGGATAGCTTAATTTATACAAATGTTAAATATGAAATTATAAATAATATAATAGTTGTAAAACTTGATAAATTTCAAGAAAAAGAGATATTTTTTAAATACAAATATGATAATCCAAAAATTGCACAATTTAGATGGAATTATATAAATAGTTTTGAATATAAATATTTATTAAAATATGAAGGTATATTGTATGGAGTTGCTTATGGAATAATATTTTGTGCTTTTCTGTACTATTTAATCATATTTTTTTCAACTAAAATGAAATGTTTTTTATACTATTCTTTAATGCAAATTTTTGTTCTTTTATCTCTTATTGGATTTATGTACTTTAGTTATCAAGCATACCCCACATCAATTCCCCAAGCTTTAGTTGATACAGCAGAAACTCTTAGTTTTTTATTTACTCTTTTGTTTGCACAAGCTATTTTAAAAACTAAAGAGAAGATGCCTAAAATTCATATTTTTTTAAATATTTTTGTAATACTTAATATTTTAGACTTAATAGCAATTTTAATATATAAATATTCTATTTTATATATTTATATACCTTTTCACATAGGGTTTTTAATTCCAACTATTGTAGGAACAATTGCCATAATAAAAGGAGATAAAAATGCAATAGTTTATACTATTGGTTGGTTTGTTGTTTGCATTTTTATTTATGCAGCCGAACACTATTTAATTCCAATTAGTGGAATTTATACTGTACATATTGGAGCACCGTTAGAATCTTTAATTTTTAGTTTTGCTCTGGGATATATGTTAAAAAATTTAGCAAAAGAAAAAAATGAAAAAGAAAAACTTTTAATTCATCAAAATAAACTAGCTTCAATGGGAGAAATGATAAATAACATTGCTCATCAATGGAGACAACCATTAACTCATTTAGGTTTTATAAATATGAATTTTCAATTAGCACTAGAAGATAAAAAAATAGATATAAAATACTTAAACGAAAAAATAAAAGAATCAAATTCTCAATTGGATTTTATGTCAAAAACAATTGATAATTTTAAGGATTTTTATAAAATAAACAAACAAAAAGAGATTTTTTATCTGAGTGAAGCTATAAAAAAAGCTATTGAAATAATGTTACCAATATTCGACAGTTTAAATATAAATTTTCAATTTGAGATTAAGGAAGACAAACAAATAAATGCTTATGAAAATGAGTATTCTCAAGTAATATTAAATCTTTTAACAAATGCAAAAGATGCGATTATTTCAAATAATATAAAACATCCCGAAATAAAGATTACCCTTGAAGTAAAAAACAATACATCTATCACAACTATTTTTGATAATGCAGGAGGAATAGAAAAAAAGTATTTAGATTTAATATTTGATCCATATTTTACAACAAAAGAAAAAGGAACAGGAATTGGACTTTACATGTCAAAAATGATTATAGAATCTCACTTTAAAGGGAAAATAAATGTATTAAATAAAGAAAAAGGAGCAATTTTTTCTATTGAAATATGATTAAAATCACTTTTATTTTGTAAATAGCTATAAAATAGTTGAATATTAAGTCTTTTTTAATATAAGTTCAATTATAATCACACTCCTTAAAAACATTATATTGTTTTTTAAGATTTTGCGGGAGTAGCTCAGTTGGCTAGAGCTTCTGCCTTCCAAGCAGACTGTCGCGAGTTCGAGTCTCGTCTCCCGCTCCACTTTAACTTTAATGTTAAAAGTTCTTTTATTTATCGCGGAATAGAG contains the following coding sequences:
- a CDS encoding response regulator transcription factor gives rise to the protein MSRNEFKNIKVLFVEDEENIRVNAISYLKRLFEEVYEAKDAFEAFEIINSKKPHIIITDINMPKINGLEMIRKIRENDIYTKIIVLSAHTKTDYLLEAIELKLEKYLVKPIRHETIFPILSDCVNKIKNSKNIKYFSKDCYFDISNKILYKNENIEKLSIKEVDLLSLLCENSDRLVDYDTIQSIVWNDDFMSEGALRTVARKLRKKLPKDCLYNFSKIGYKITTV
- a CDS encoding sensor histidine kinase, giving the protein MKSLIFFILFFSNLYAHNFGYFIKDYISEDDINFKELKYEDYQNVILDEFTIKFELDFEKLENKTYYLTIVSDKDSLIYTNVKYEIINNIIVVKLDKFQEKEIFFKYKYDNPKIAQFRWNYINSFEYKYLLKYEGILYGVAYGIIFCAFLYYLIIFFSTKMKCFLYYSLMQIFVLLSLIGFMYFSYQAYPTSIPQALVDTAETLSFLFTLLFAQAILKTKEKMPKIHIFLNIFVILNILDLIAILIYKYSILYIYIPFHIGFLIPTIVGTIAIIKGDKNAIVYTIGWFVVCIFIYAAEHYLIPISGIYTVHIGAPLESLIFSFALGYMLKNLAKEKNEKEKLLIHQNKLASMGEMINNIAHQWRQPLTHLGFINMNFQLALEDKKIDIKYLNEKIKESNSQLDFMSKTIDNFKDFYKINKQKEIFYLSEAIKKAIEIMLPIFDSLNINFQFEIKEDKQINAYENEYSQVILNLLTNAKDAIISNNIKHPEIKITLEVKNNTSITTIFDNAGGIEKKYLDLIFDPYFTTKEKGTGIGLYMSKMIIESHFKGKINVLNKEKGAIFSIEI